A genome region from Deltaproteobacteria bacterium includes the following:
- a CDS encoding transglycosylase has product MAHRPHGRVEPARARADGPRGARGHAPRRGTACVAGRRARRGPVRIRGVSRAGLALFCVLLAGCAVLRPRPSGPLVPAELPALEDDLDLASLRAALERTRPVYARAGDAAALAAADRLLAILDTTADPEARREAVARTFRVVRFRDPALLTAYYEPELAARFARDAIFRYPLYARPPDLIDVEPRTLDETCTCRRLSGRVEGGRLQPYPARADIEGGALAGRGLELAWVADPVSLFVLHVQGSGRLRLDDGAVVGARWAGSNGRPYRTVAPALAARGLVQPDHASLPDLRRALEALPAGEQAAILAGNERYTFFRLAEGGPVGSLGVELTPGRSIATDPRLVPPGALAYLATPSLRRFAVSQDAGAAIVGAHADLFLGAGVEAEERAGSMHERGELYLLLPR; this is encoded by the coding sequence GTGGCGCATCGGCCTCATGGGCGAGTCGAGCCGGCGCGCGCACGTGCTGACGGTCCTCGCGGCGCTCGAGGACACGCTCCGCGCCGAGGGACGGCGTGTGTCGCCGGGCGCCGCGCTCGCCGCGGCCCAGTCCGTATACGCGGCGTGAGCCGGGCCGGGCTGGCGCTCTTCTGCGTTCTCCTCGCCGGCTGCGCCGTGCTCCGCCCGCGCCCTTCGGGCCCGCTCGTCCCCGCGGAGCTCCCGGCGCTCGAGGACGATCTCGATCTCGCCTCCCTGCGCGCCGCCCTCGAGCGGACACGGCCCGTTTACGCCCGCGCCGGTGACGCGGCCGCGCTGGCCGCGGCCGACCGGCTGCTCGCGATCCTCGACACGACCGCGGATCCCGAGGCGCGTCGCGAGGCCGTCGCGCGGACCTTCCGCGTCGTCCGCTTCCGCGACCCCGCGCTGCTCACCGCGTACTACGAGCCCGAGCTGGCCGCCCGCTTCGCGCGCGACGCGATCTTCCGCTACCCGCTGTACGCCCGGCCCCCGGATCTGATCGACGTCGAGCCCCGCACCCTCGACGAGACTTGCACGTGCCGGCGGCTCTCCGGCCGGGTCGAGGGCGGACGGCTTCAGCCTTATCCGGCCCGCGCGGACATCGAAGGCGGCGCGCTCGCGGGGCGGGGGCTCGAGCTGGCGTGGGTTGCCGATCCCGTGAGCCTCTTCGTCCTCCACGTGCAGGGCTCGGGGCGTCTCAGGCTGGACGACGGGGCGGTCGTCGGCGCGCGCTGGGCGGGCTCGAACGGGCGGCCCTACCGGACCGTGGCGCCGGCCCTCGCTGCGCGCGGGCTCGTCCAGCCCGATCACGCCTCGCTCCCCGACCTGCGGCGCGCGCTCGAAGCGCTGCCGGCGGGCGAGCAGGCAGCCATCCTTGCCGGCAACGAGCGGTACACGTTCTTCCGCCTGGCCGAGGGCGGCCCCGTAGGCAGCCTCGGGGTCGAGCTGACTCCCGGCCGCTCGATCGCCACCGACCCCCGTCTCGTCCCACCAGGGGCGCTCGCCTATCTCGCCACCCCGTCGCTGCGCCGCTTCGCCGTGAGCCAGGACGCCGGCGCGGCGATCGTCGGCGCGCACGCCGACCTCTTCCTCGGCGCGGGGGTGGAGGCCGAGGAACGCGCTGGCAGCATGCACGAGCGGGGCGAGCTCTACCTCCTCCTGCCGCGCTGA
- a CDS encoding FAD-binding protein produces the protein MVRPALLADLRLIVGADGVIDRPEALLVYECDGYTLARTAPEVVVLPHTPAEVAAVLRLLAAERISFVPRGAGTGLSGGTLPVEAPVMVGTSRLTAIEAIDVANRRIVAQAGVVNQWVTNAVRAHGLCYAPDPSSQPACTIGGNIAENSGGPHTLKYGVTTNHVLGVELVLASGEVVMLGGAVEDRPGYDLVGLVVGAEGTFGIVTRATLRLVRAPEAYRTLLAVFESVDAASEAVSGIISAGVIPGALEMMDRLILQALEQAYHIGLPTDAGAVLLVELDGPAVGLDPQAERVAAVCRQNRVREVRVARDDAERAALWKCRKRAFGAVGRLAPNYCTQDGVVPRTRVPDILRRIAAAAERHRLRIANVFHAGDGNIHPILLFDERDRDEVRRVLAAGREILEACVALGGSLTGEHGIGVEKIGQMPLLFGPDDLAAMVRLRAVFDPEGRANPHKIFPDAKVCVETRAPRRQAAM, from the coding sequence ATGGTCCGGCCCGCGCTGCTCGCCGACCTGCGTCTTATCGTCGGCGCCGACGGCGTCATCGACCGGCCCGAGGCGCTCCTCGTCTACGAGTGCGACGGCTACACGCTCGCGCGCACGGCGCCGGAGGTCGTCGTGCTGCCGCACACGCCGGCGGAGGTCGCGGCGGTGCTCCGGCTGCTCGCCGCGGAGCGCATCTCCTTCGTGCCACGCGGCGCGGGCACGGGCCTCTCGGGCGGCACGCTGCCGGTCGAGGCGCCGGTCATGGTCGGCACCAGCCGGCTCACCGCGATCGAAGCGATCGATGTCGCCAACCGCCGCATCGTCGCGCAGGCGGGCGTCGTGAACCAGTGGGTCACGAACGCGGTGCGCGCGCACGGCCTCTGCTACGCGCCCGACCCGTCGAGCCAGCCGGCGTGCACCATCGGCGGCAACATCGCCGAGAACTCGGGCGGGCCGCACACCCTCAAGTACGGCGTCACGACGAACCACGTCCTCGGCGTGGAGCTGGTGCTGGCGTCGGGCGAGGTGGTGATGCTCGGCGGCGCGGTCGAGGATCGGCCGGGCTACGACCTGGTCGGGCTCGTGGTCGGGGCCGAGGGGACCTTCGGCATCGTGACGCGCGCCACGCTCCGCCTGGTGCGCGCGCCGGAGGCGTACCGCACGCTCCTCGCCGTCTTCGAGTCGGTCGACGCGGCGAGCGAGGCGGTGTCGGGCATCATTTCGGCTGGCGTCATTCCCGGAGCGCTCGAGATGATGGACCGGCTCATCCTGCAGGCACTCGAGCAGGCGTATCACATCGGCCTCCCGACCGACGCGGGCGCCGTCCTCCTGGTCGAGCTCGACGGTCCCGCGGTCGGCCTCGACCCGCAGGCGGAGCGGGTCGCCGCCGTTTGCCGCCAGAACCGCGTGCGCGAGGTGCGCGTGGCGCGCGACGACGCGGAGCGCGCCGCGCTCTGGAAGTGCCGCAAGCGCGCCTTCGGCGCCGTGGGGCGGCTCGCGCCCAACTACTGCACGCAGGACGGCGTCGTGCCGCGGACGCGCGTGCCCGACATCCTCCGCCGCATCGCGGCGGCGGCCGAGCGCCACCGGCTCCGCATCGCCAACGTCTTCCACGCCGGCGACGGCAACATCCACCCGATCCTCCTCTTCGACGAGCGCGACCGGGACGAGGTCCGGCGCGTGCTGGCGGCGGGGCGCGAGATCCTCGAGGCCTGCGTCGCGCTCGGCGGGAGCCTGACCGGTGAGCACGGCATCGGGGTCGAGAAGATCGGGCAGATGCCGCTCCTCTTCGGCCCCGACGATCTCGCCGCGATGGTCCGGCTGCGGGCCGTGTTCGATCCCGAGGGGCGCGCCAACCCGCACAAGATCTTCCCCGACGCGAAGGTGTGCGTCGAGACGCGCGCCCCGCGCCGGCAGGCGGCCATGTGA
- a CDS encoding alanine--glyoxylate aminotransferase family protein, with translation MTAIPGEFAPPARLLLGPGPSEVHPRVLRAMSAPLVGHLDPAFIAMMEEVKALLRFVFATQNTLTFPVSGTGSAGMEACIVNLVEPGDEVVVGVNGVFGTRMADVIERAGGVAVRVEAPWGRVVRAEQVEAALRNCRQPKLVALVHAETSTGAWQPLPDAARLAHEHGALFLADCVTSLGGVPVEIDRWGIDAAYSGTQKCLSCPPGLAPVTFGPRALEALGRRRTRVQSWYLDLTLLSQYWGEERVYHHTAPISMNYALREALRLVAEEGLEARFARHRENHEALAAGLGALGVALAAEEGHRLPVLNAVTVPDGVEEARVRARLLAEHGIEIGGGLGPTKGKVWRIGLMGESSRRAHVLTVLAALEDTLRAEGRRVSPGAALAAAQSVYAA, from the coding sequence GTGACCGCGATCCCCGGCGAGTTCGCGCCGCCCGCGCGCCTGCTCCTAGGTCCCGGCCCCTCGGAGGTGCATCCGCGCGTGCTGCGCGCCATGTCCGCGCCGCTCGTCGGGCACCTCGACCCCGCCTTCATCGCCATGATGGAGGAGGTAAAGGCGCTCCTCCGCTTCGTGTTCGCGACCCAGAACACGCTCACCTTCCCCGTCTCGGGCACGGGCAGCGCGGGCATGGAGGCGTGCATCGTCAACCTGGTCGAGCCGGGCGACGAAGTCGTCGTGGGCGTGAACGGCGTCTTCGGGACGCGCATGGCGGACGTGATCGAGCGGGCAGGCGGGGTTGCGGTGCGCGTCGAGGCGCCGTGGGGCCGCGTCGTGCGCGCCGAGCAGGTCGAGGCCGCGCTCCGGAACTGCCGGCAGCCGAAGCTGGTCGCGCTCGTCCACGCCGAGACCTCGACCGGCGCCTGGCAGCCGCTCCCCGACGCCGCCCGCCTCGCGCACGAGCACGGCGCGCTCTTCCTCGCCGACTGCGTGACCTCGCTCGGCGGCGTGCCGGTCGAGATCGACCGGTGGGGGATCGACGCCGCCTACAGCGGGACGCAGAAATGCCTCTCGTGCCCGCCGGGCCTCGCGCCGGTCACGTTCGGGCCGCGCGCGCTCGAGGCGCTCGGCAGGCGAAGGACGCGCGTCCAGAGCTGGTACCTCGACCTGACGCTGCTCTCGCAGTACTGGGGCGAGGAGCGCGTGTACCATCACACCGCGCCCATCTCGATGAACTACGCGCTGCGCGAGGCGCTGCGCCTGGTCGCCGAGGAGGGGCTCGAGGCGCGCTTCGCGCGGCACCGGGAAAACCATGAGGCGCTCGCCGCCGGCCTGGGCGCGCTCGGCGTCGCGCTCGCCGCCGAGGAGGGTCACCGCCTGCCCGTGCTGAACGCGGTCACGGTGCCCGACGGCGTCGAGGAGGCACGGGTGCGCGCGCGCCTCCTCGCCGAGCACGGCATCGAGATCGGCGGCGGGCTCGGGCCGACGAAGGGGAAGGTGTGGCGCATCGGCCTCATGGGCGAGTCGAGCCGGCGCGCGCACGTGCTGACGGTCCTCGCGGCGCTCGAGGACACGCTCCGCGCCGAGGGACGGCGTGTGTCGCCGGGCGCCGCGCTCGCCGCGGCCCAGTCCGTATACGCGGCGTGA